A single region of the Pseudomonas sp. GGS8 genome encodes:
- the astA gene encoding arginine N-succinyltransferase: protein MIVRPATPADLPALLALAHSAGTGLTTLPADAARLSHRLEWAAKTFAGEAERADADYLFVLENDQQQAVGICALAGAVGLREPWYNYRLGLFVAASKNLGINQQLPTLFLGNDMTGHSELCSLFLHADHRSGLNGRLLSKARFLFLAEFRQHFGDKVIAEMRGYSDEEGVSPFWEGLGRHFFKMNFADADYLTGLGNKTFIAELMPKFPLPTCLLPEAARAVIGRVHPNTEPALGMLKTEGFEHRDYIDIFDGGPLIECATGDIRAVRDSQVLQLSIGTPGEHAAIYLIHNRQFAECRITAAPARVAAGTLIVDAQTAKTLGLSAGASVRAVSLAVPARQQSAA, encoded by the coding sequence ATGATCGTCCGTCCTGCAACACCGGCAGATTTGCCGGCACTGTTGGCCTTGGCTCATAGCGCCGGGACCGGTTTGACCACCTTGCCGGCCGATGCGGCGCGCTTGAGTCATCGCCTGGAATGGGCGGCGAAAACCTTCGCCGGCGAGGCCGAGCGTGCGGATGCCGACTACCTGTTTGTGCTGGAGAACGACCAGCAGCAAGCGGTCGGTATTTGTGCATTGGCGGGCGCTGTCGGCTTACGCGAGCCCTGGTACAACTATCGACTGGGCTTGTTTGTCGCCGCGTCGAAAAACCTTGGGATCAATCAGCAACTGCCGACGTTGTTCCTTGGCAACGACATGACCGGCCACTCGGAATTGTGTTCACTGTTTTTGCACGCCGATCACCGCAGCGGTCTGAATGGCCGCTTGCTGTCCAAGGCACGCTTCTTGTTTCTAGCGGAGTTTCGTCAGCACTTCGGGGACAAGGTGATCGCGGAGATGCGCGGTTATTCGGACGAAGAGGGCGTCTCACCGTTCTGGGAAGGCCTGGGCCGGCATTTCTTCAAGATGAATTTCGCTGACGCCGACTACCTCACGGGCCTTGGCAACAAAACCTTCATCGCCGAACTGATGCCCAAGTTTCCGCTGCCGACCTGCCTGTTGCCTGAAGCGGCACGCGCGGTCATCGGCCGCGTCCATCCCAACACCGAACCGGCCCTGGGCATGCTAAAGACTGAAGGCTTCGAGCACCGGGATTACATCGATATCTTTGATGGCGGGCCGCTGATCGAATGCGCCACCGGCGACATTCGTGCGGTGCGCGACAGTCAGGTGCTGCAACTGAGCATCGGCACCCCCGGAGAGCACGCGGCGATCTACCTGATTCACAACCGCCAGTTTGCCGAATGCCGGATTACCGCAGCCCCGGCGCGAGTCGCCGCCGGGACCTTGATTGTCGATGCGCAGACGGCGAAAACGTTGGGCTTGAGTGCCGGTGCATCAGTGCGCGCGGTGAGCCTGGCGGTGCCGGCGCGGCAGCAGTCGGCGGCGTAG
- a CDS encoding HPP family protein, protein MLAHWLPAAVNTRPSEWSRAAIGMAMGTMFSVWLCGQVFGIDVALHLIGPLGASAVLLFAVSSGALAQPWSILGGYLCAGVISLLVAHVLGRTLGSACLAAGMALMLMCWLRCLHPPAGALALLLVLADPATIAMDWKALGPVMLSGSTMLLSALAYNNFTRIRYPKRPTEPAPLMPATDSQAITAEDLRRALADMEAFYDVTPEDLEQLIHASELHAKRRSIGEVLSSRV, encoded by the coding sequence ATGCTCGCTCACTGGTTGCCCGCCGCCGTCAACACCCGCCCCTCCGAATGGAGCCGTGCCGCCATCGGCATGGCCATGGGGACGATGTTCAGCGTCTGGCTGTGCGGCCAGGTATTCGGCATCGATGTGGCGCTGCACCTGATTGGTCCACTGGGCGCTTCAGCGGTATTGCTGTTCGCCGTATCCTCGGGCGCGCTGGCCCAGCCGTGGTCGATTCTTGGCGGTTACCTCTGCGCGGGGGTGATCTCGCTGCTGGTCGCTCACGTACTCGGCCGCACCCTCGGCAGCGCTTGTCTCGCGGCGGGCATGGCGCTGATGCTGATGTGCTGGCTGCGTTGCCTGCATCCACCGGCCGGGGCGCTGGCGCTGCTGTTGGTGTTGGCGGACCCTGCGACCATCGCCATGGACTGGAAAGCCCTCGGCCCGGTGATGCTCAGCGGCTCGACGATGCTGCTCAGCGCGTTGGCGTACAACAACTTCACGCGCATTCGTTACCCCAAACGTCCCACCGAACCGGCACCACTCATGCCCGCGACCGACAGCCAGGCGATCACCGCCGAAGATCTGCGACGGGCGCTCGCCGACATGGAAGCCTTCTACGACGTCACCCCTGAAGACCTTGAGCAGTTGATTCATGCCAGTGAATTGCATGCCAAGCGACGCAGTATCGGTGAAGTGCTGAGCAGCAGAGTCTGA